A DNA window from Prosthecobacter debontii contains the following coding sequences:
- a CDS encoding family 16 glycoside hydrolase — MKFTLLFATLLSTAWLTAAQAEEGFRSLFNGKDLSGWDGNPELWRVEEGCITGETTGPEQLSYNQFLVWRGGEVKNFELRIKAKVTGNNTGIQYRSKALPEVGKWSIGGYQCDIHPAAPNNAMVYEERGRGIICQNGQSVVIDEQGGKWLVAERDPVAADVAEWNEYTVIAQGNHLIHKLNGKVTIDLVDHEPKAMALSGLLAFQIHRGPAMRVQIKEVMFKELPEGGLIPFAKTDIPNDAQKIEKPAPAKKAPAGPKAAKGKPAPAKGTPAKAKAAAKAKRPDSVGPAIGENKATPVDRIKAPKDFKVELLYSVPGGEQGSWVALCADDKGRIYASDQYGDLYRFSPPAAGQPLKEQDIVKVPVNVRAINGMVFAFGALYAGVNDYEQKMQSGLYRISDTNADDLLDKVELLRAFDSKSDHGVHAVVPSPDGKSLFLITGNNAVLAEGPEAGTPDTSPVRKVWGDDHLLPRMPDGRGHNRHVLAPGGIVYRVTPDGQTFEIFASGFRNIYDGAFNQDGELFTYDADMEYDFNTPWYRPTRVNHVVSGGEYGWRNGAGKYPEFYADSLPATLNIGPGSPTGVAFGYGAKFPAKYQEAFYIMDWSWGKLYAVHLQPDGASYKATKEDFITGAPLPLTDMVVNPQDGALYFAIGGRRVQSGLYRVTYVGTEDTSPVVRAAMVSNERELRHELEAFHGKSDPKAVDFAWPHLNHADRFIRSAARVAIEHQPVAKWKDKALEETDAGRQLEALLALARLTGLCPSHRAENASVDATMRDALLAALLKLDWAKLTPDQRLTYVRVTQIVLHRFGNPDDATVQALIAKLDPAFPAPNFELNWLLCETLCYLQAPHAAAKGMALIAQAESQEPQMEYARSLRMLKAGWTPELRKVQLEWFLKAANYKGGASFDKFIEFIRNDSLATFTEAEKTEHAELIAKKPERKSAIENVGAMFLGRTPTMWTLDELSKAAETGMTGRSFDNGRKMFGAAGCFACHRFGNAGGMTGPDLTGSGGRYSPHDLLDQIINPSKEINEQFAPILVTKNNGEILTGVVVNLSGDGVTLNTDASDPNQRVNVDRKEVKSIELSKVSPMPPMLLAMLKKEEILDLLAYVLSGGDSGNAMFKK, encoded by the coding sequence ATGAAATTCACTTTGTTATTCGCCACCCTCCTTTCGACTGCCTGGCTCACCGCCGCGCAGGCTGAGGAGGGTTTTCGTTCTCTCTTCAATGGAAAAGACCTCTCAGGATGGGATGGAAATCCCGAACTCTGGAGGGTGGAAGAGGGATGCATCACCGGTGAGACGACCGGTCCTGAGCAGCTTAGCTACAATCAGTTCCTGGTCTGGCGTGGAGGCGAAGTGAAAAACTTTGAGTTGCGGATCAAGGCCAAGGTCACCGGCAATAACACAGGCATTCAATACCGGAGCAAAGCGCTGCCAGAAGTCGGCAAATGGTCCATTGGGGGGTATCAGTGCGATATCCACCCAGCCGCGCCTAACAATGCCATGGTGTATGAGGAGCGCGGGCGTGGCATCATCTGCCAAAACGGTCAGAGCGTGGTCATCGATGAACAAGGCGGCAAGTGGCTGGTGGCGGAGCGTGATCCGGTGGCGGCGGATGTGGCGGAGTGGAATGAATACACCGTCATCGCTCAAGGAAATCATCTGATCCACAAACTGAATGGCAAGGTGACGATTGATCTGGTGGATCATGAGCCTAAGGCCATGGCGCTTTCGGGTTTGCTGGCGTTCCAGATCCACCGGGGCCCAGCAATGAGGGTGCAGATCAAGGAGGTGATGTTCAAAGAGCTGCCCGAGGGAGGCTTAATCCCGTTTGCGAAAACCGACATTCCTAACGATGCGCAGAAGATCGAGAAACCTGCCCCTGCTAAGAAGGCACCTGCAGGACCCAAAGCAGCGAAGGGGAAACCCGCTCCTGCGAAGGGAACTCCAGCCAAGGCCAAAGCCGCCGCGAAAGCGAAGCGACCCGATTCAGTGGGACCCGCCATTGGAGAGAATAAGGCGACACCCGTGGACCGTATTAAAGCGCCCAAAGACTTTAAGGTGGAATTGCTCTACTCGGTTCCAGGGGGTGAGCAGGGCTCCTGGGTGGCCCTGTGTGCGGATGATAAAGGCCGCATCTACGCCAGCGATCAGTATGGCGATCTTTACCGGTTTTCCCCTCCGGCTGCAGGTCAGCCCTTGAAGGAGCAGGACATTGTTAAAGTGCCGGTCAACGTGCGGGCGATCAACGGCATGGTCTTTGCCTTCGGAGCCCTGTATGCCGGTGTGAATGACTACGAGCAAAAGATGCAGAGCGGTCTCTACCGCATCAGCGACACGAATGCGGACGATCTGCTCGACAAGGTGGAGTTGTTACGCGCGTTTGATTCCAAGAGCGATCACGGCGTACACGCCGTGGTGCCATCTCCCGATGGCAAGTCACTCTTCTTAATCACTGGGAACAACGCGGTGCTGGCCGAAGGTCCTGAAGCGGGCACCCCGGATACATCTCCGGTGCGCAAAGTCTGGGGTGATGATCATTTGCTTCCACGCATGCCAGATGGCCGTGGGCACAATCGCCACGTCTTAGCTCCCGGTGGCATCGTCTATCGTGTCACACCCGATGGTCAAACCTTCGAAATCTTCGCCTCAGGCTTCCGCAACATCTATGACGGGGCCTTCAATCAGGATGGTGAACTCTTCACCTACGATGCGGACATGGAGTATGATTTTAATACCCCGTGGTATCGCCCGACTCGCGTGAATCATGTCGTCAGCGGCGGTGAGTATGGTTGGCGTAACGGTGCGGGTAAGTATCCCGAGTTTTATGCGGATAGCCTTCCTGCCACTTTGAATATCGGCCCCGGTTCTCCTACGGGCGTGGCCTTTGGATACGGGGCGAAGTTTCCCGCCAAATACCAAGAGGCTTTTTACATCATGGACTGGAGCTGGGGGAAACTCTATGCCGTGCATCTCCAGCCGGATGGCGCCAGCTATAAAGCCACGAAGGAGGACTTCATCACAGGGGCTCCACTGCCTCTGACGGATATGGTGGTGAATCCACAAGATGGAGCCCTGTATTTCGCGATTGGGGGGCGACGCGTGCAATCGGGTCTTTATCGAGTCACCTATGTGGGGACTGAAGACACCAGCCCTGTCGTTAGAGCTGCGATGGTTTCCAATGAACGTGAACTGCGTCATGAACTAGAGGCTTTCCATGGCAAATCGGATCCTAAAGCCGTTGATTTTGCTTGGCCGCATTTGAACCACGCCGATCGCTTCATCCGCAGCGCAGCCCGAGTGGCGATCGAGCATCAACCTGTGGCTAAGTGGAAGGACAAAGCGTTGGAAGAAACGGATGCAGGGCGTCAGCTCGAAGCTCTGTTAGCCCTGGCTCGTCTGACGGGCCTCTGCCCAAGTCACCGTGCCGAAAATGCCTCCGTGGATGCCACGATGCGTGATGCTCTGCTGGCTGCCCTGCTGAAGCTCGACTGGGCCAAGCTGACTCCTGATCAGCGTCTCACCTACGTTCGGGTGACTCAGATCGTGCTTCACCGATTTGGCAATCCAGACGACGCGACCGTCCAGGCTCTAATCGCTAAACTCGATCCCGCTTTCCCTGCACCTAACTTTGAGTTGAACTGGCTGCTGTGTGAGACTCTTTGCTATCTTCAGGCACCTCATGCAGCGGCTAAAGGCATGGCTCTCATTGCTCAGGCTGAAAGCCAAGAGCCGCAGATGGAATATGCTCGCAGCCTGCGCATGCTGAAGGCCGGCTGGACACCAGAACTGCGGAAGGTTCAGTTGGAGTGGTTCTTGAAAGCTGCCAATTACAAAGGAGGAGCGAGCTTTGACAAATTCATCGAGTTCATCCGCAATGATAGCCTTGCCACCTTCACGGAGGCGGAGAAAACCGAGCATGCGGAGCTGATCGCGAAGAAACCCGAGCGTAAGTCGGCGATTGAAAACGTCGGTGCCATGTTCCTGGGGCGCACACCGACGATGTGGACGCTGGACGAATTGAGCAAAGCGGCTGAAACCGGCATGACCGGACGCAGCTTCGACAATGGTCGTAAGATGTTCGGTGCGGCAGGTTGCTTCGCCTGCCACCGTTTTGGCAATGCCGGAGGGATGACGGGCCCGGATTTGACGGGTTCTGGAGGTCGCTACAGCCCGCATGATCTGCTGGATCAGATCATCAATCCGAGCAAGGAAATCAATGAGCAGTTCGCTCCGATCTTGGTGACCAAAAATAATGGAGAGATCCTCACCGGCGTGGTGGTGAATCTCAGCGGCGATGGCGTTACTCTCAACACCGATGCCAGCGATCCGAATCAGCGCGTGAATGTGGATCGTAAAGAGGTGAAAAGCATTGAACTCAGCAAGGTGTCTCCTATGCCGCCGATGCTGCTGGCCATGCTGAAGAAGGAGGAAATCCTCGATCTCCTCGCCTATGTGCTCAGTGGCGGCGACTCTGGCAACGCGATGTTTAAAAAATAA
- a CDS encoding NAD(P)H-dependent oxidoreductase, with translation MTTPSDLISALNWRYACKVFDPSKKIPAETWAALEESLVLTPSSFGMQPWKFLVIQDPELREQLVPHAWRQRQVADASHLVVMAVPTAMSEAHIDANILRMTEVRGGTADALMGFRKMVAGFREGLEAKGELQQWAKLQAYIALGQFMLAAAMLGIDTCPMEGFVPEKFDEVLGLSAQGLTAAVLCPAGYRHEDDRYAVLPKVRFTAADVIVHR, from the coding sequence ATGACCACTCCCTCTGATCTGATCTCGGCTTTGAATTGGCGCTATGCGTGCAAGGTTTTTGACCCCTCCAAAAAGATCCCTGCGGAGACTTGGGCTGCCTTGGAGGAATCTCTGGTGCTCACGCCTTCCAGTTTCGGCATGCAGCCTTGGAAGTTCCTCGTCATTCAGGACCCTGAATTGCGGGAGCAACTTGTGCCTCACGCTTGGCGGCAGAGGCAGGTCGCAGATGCCTCGCACTTGGTTGTGATGGCCGTGCCTACCGCGATGTCGGAAGCTCACATTGATGCTAACATCCTGCGCATGACGGAAGTGCGTGGAGGGACAGCTGACGCGCTGATGGGATTCCGTAAAATGGTCGCTGGATTTCGTGAGGGCCTGGAGGCTAAGGGCGAGTTGCAACAGTGGGCGAAGTTACAGGCCTACATCGCCCTCGGTCAGTTCATGCTCGCCGCCGCCATGCTCGGCATCGATACCTGTCCGATGGAGGGATTTGTGCCCGAGAAGTTCGATGAAGTGTTGGGGCTTTCCGCCCAGGGTTTGACGGCTGCGGTGTTGTGCCCGGCAGGGTACCGCCACGAAGATGATCGCTACGCGGTGCTGCCGAAGGTGCGCTTCACGGCAGCAGATGTCATCGTGCATCGTTGA
- a CDS encoding radical SAM/SPASM domain-containing protein, with product MIFSLTSRMLRTVDPGCLAKIAWNFGYKGARSVLLFKKRMEQGVYFPPFLYISILNSCNLRCQGCWVDVDKPREAINLDELNKIVNDAKRHGNAFFGLLGGEPFMHPELLDLLAMHPDCYFQVFTNGQLITAKTAEALRKIGNATPLVSVEGNSTVSDQRRGNKDVLNRTLRGLQNCLDAKLMTGVATSLCQTNINDLLTREWLQKLIDMGVHYTWYHTYRPVGPKINEQLALTPEQITEVRRFVTSMRAEMPIAIVDAYYDHQGKALCPMATGISHHIGPTGGLEPCPIIQFATENVRTDRDIYDVFTGSGFLKDFRETAAKHTRGCIVLERPDLVKELALKHGAKDTTIRQTALAEVEAMKPRTSQWREEEEIPEKHWMYKLAKRFFYHDFGVYQQLDPQAHSPKA from the coding sequence ATGATTTTTTCTCTGACCTCTCGCATGCTGCGCACGGTGGATCCTGGCTGTCTGGCCAAGATCGCCTGGAATTTTGGCTATAAGGGGGCTCGCTCCGTGTTGCTCTTCAAAAAACGCATGGAGCAAGGCGTGTATTTCCCGCCCTTCCTCTACATTTCCATCCTCAATTCCTGCAACCTCCGCTGCCAAGGCTGCTGGGTGGATGTGGATAAACCGAGAGAGGCCATCAATCTCGATGAGTTGAATAAGATCGTGAACGATGCCAAGCGGCATGGGAATGCCTTCTTTGGATTGTTGGGTGGAGAGCCCTTCATGCATCCCGAGCTGCTGGACCTGCTGGCCATGCACCCGGATTGTTATTTCCAGGTCTTCACCAATGGGCAGCTCATCACCGCCAAGACCGCCGAGGCCCTGCGTAAAATCGGCAATGCCACCCCGCTCGTCAGCGTGGAAGGGAACAGTACGGTCAGCGACCAACGCCGAGGGAATAAAGATGTGCTGAATCGCACCCTGCGCGGCCTGCAAAACTGCCTGGATGCCAAGCTCATGACGGGCGTGGCTACCAGCCTCTGCCAGACGAATATCAACGATCTGCTGACCCGTGAGTGGCTCCAGAAGCTCATTGATATGGGCGTGCACTACACGTGGTATCATACCTACCGTCCCGTGGGGCCGAAGATCAACGAACAGCTCGCTCTGACACCGGAGCAGATCACGGAGGTGCGCCGCTTCGTCACAAGCATGCGTGCCGAGATGCCGATCGCGATTGTGGATGCCTATTACGATCATCAAGGCAAGGCCCTGTGCCCGATGGCCACAGGCATCAGCCACCACATCGGGCCGACAGGTGGGCTGGAGCCTTGTCCGATCATCCAATTCGCTACGGAAAACGTGCGCACAGATCGTGACATCTACGACGTCTTCACAGGCTCCGGTTTCCTCAAAGACTTCCGCGAAACAGCCGCCAAACATACCCGTGGCTGCATCGTTCTGGAGCGGCCAGATCTGGTGAAGGAGTTGGCCCTCAAACATGGTGCCAAAGACACCACCATTCGCCAGACCGCCCTCGCTGAAGTCGAAGCCATGAAACCGCGCACCAGCCAATGGCGTGAAGAGGAGGAGATCCCTGAAAAGCACTGGATGTATAAGCTGGCGAAACGCTTCTTTTACCATGACTTCGGCGTCTATCAGCAGCTTGATCCCCAAGCGCATTCGCCGAAGGCTTGA
- the cobA gene encoding uroporphyrinogen-III C-methyltransferase, with the protein MSKSSAPSSPGICYLVGAGPGDPGLLTLKGKECIEAADVLVYDYLCNPELLRHAKPGTEKIYVGKKAKDHTLTQDKINELIVKLTREGKVVTRLKGGDPVLFGRGAEEATELAEAGVAFEIVPGITSAIAGPAYAGIPVTHRDHCSQLTIFTGHEDPTKEETSLDYAKLAKADGTKVFLMGVERMGEITGKFIENGASPDTPMALVRWATHGRQQTLIATLGTMAERVKETGFKAPAVAVVGDVVTERKNINWFESRPLFGKRIVVTRTRQQVGGLSKQLRQLGADVIELPTIRIEEPQNLMAFGELVQDCHNYEWIVFTSPNGVDAFFKMFYKLYKDIRSIGGARIAVIGPGTAEKVKEQHLAVDMMPEKNFVAEGLVAALKDYQSLENVSVLWVRGEETREVIANELTGLGAIVDEAIAYRTVPEKDDNLEAIARLVNEGADLITFTSASTVDCFMDLKVALPEGIQIASIGPITSDAVRKHGLKVDLEAETSTIPGLVEAVQKALA; encoded by the coding sequence ATGTCCAAGTCCTCTGCTCCTTCCTCCCCAGGCATCTGTTACCTTGTTGGTGCCGGTCCCGGCGATCCTGGTTTGCTGACTCTGAAGGGTAAGGAGTGCATTGAAGCCGCAGACGTGCTGGTGTATGATTATCTGTGCAATCCCGAGTTGCTTCGCCATGCCAAGCCTGGCACGGAAAAAATCTATGTGGGTAAAAAGGCCAAGGACCACACCCTGACTCAGGACAAGATCAATGAACTGATCGTGAAACTCACCCGCGAGGGCAAGGTGGTCACTCGACTGAAAGGTGGTGATCCCGTTCTGTTTGGCCGGGGTGCCGAGGAAGCCACAGAGCTCGCTGAGGCAGGTGTCGCCTTTGAGATCGTTCCAGGCATCACCAGTGCCATTGCCGGCCCCGCCTATGCGGGCATTCCGGTCACACATCGGGATCACTGCAGCCAGCTTACCATTTTCACCGGCCACGAAGACCCCACGAAAGAGGAAACCAGCCTCGATTACGCCAAGCTAGCCAAGGCCGATGGCACTAAGGTGTTTCTCATGGGCGTGGAGCGCATGGGGGAAATCACCGGGAAATTCATCGAAAATGGTGCCAGTCCTGACACCCCGATGGCTCTCGTGCGCTGGGCTACGCATGGCCGTCAGCAGACACTCATCGCCACGCTGGGCACCATGGCCGAGCGGGTCAAAGAGACTGGCTTTAAAGCTCCCGCTGTGGCCGTGGTCGGAGATGTGGTGACTGAACGCAAAAACATCAACTGGTTTGAAAGTCGCCCCTTGTTTGGCAAACGCATCGTCGTCACCCGCACTCGCCAACAGGTAGGCGGACTGAGCAAACAACTGCGTCAACTCGGAGCCGACGTGATTGAGTTGCCCACCATCCGCATTGAGGAACCCCAGAACCTCATGGCCTTCGGGGAACTGGTGCAGGATTGCCACAATTACGAATGGATCGTCTTCACCAGTCCCAACGGCGTCGATGCATTCTTCAAGATGTTTTACAAGCTTTACAAAGACATCCGCAGCATCGGTGGCGCACGCATCGCCGTCATCGGACCCGGCACTGCGGAAAAGGTGAAGGAGCAGCATCTAGCTGTGGATATGATGCCGGAGAAAAACTTCGTCGCCGAAGGACTGGTGGCAGCCCTGAAGGATTATCAAAGCCTGGAAAACGTCAGTGTTCTGTGGGTGCGCGGTGAAGAGACCCGTGAGGTGATCGCCAATGAATTGACCGGCCTGGGCGCGATTGTGGATGAAGCCATCGCTTACCGCACGGTGCCTGAAAAGGATGATAACCTGGAAGCCATCGCCCGACTGGTGAATGAAGGGGCGGACCTCATCACCTTCACCAGCGCCAGCACGGTGGATTGTTTCATGGATCTGAAAGTGGCTCTACCCGAAGGCATCCAGATTGCCAGCATCGGTCCTATCACTTCCGATGCCGTCCGTAAGCACGGCCTGAAAGTGGATCTCGAAGCCGAAACCAGCACCATTCCGGGGCTCGTGGAAGCAGTGCAGAAGGCGCTGGCGTAA
- the dusB gene encoding tRNA dihydrouridine synthase DusB — MLSWLHSEHFPLYLAPMAGVTDVTFRGICKELGADVLVTEFVSAEGILQRDDRTRHYTDFDDGQRPLGVQLFGADGVRMGEAARKIIDWKQPDFIDINFGCPVNKVVSKNGGSSLLKNCPLLASVAREVAKAVPIPVTAKMRIGWDAQNINAVEVARILEDCGIQAITVHGRTRAQGYTGLADWEVIGQVADAVKIPVIGNGDVASGLDVEVRRAQTNVRGIMIGRAAMANPWVFQEARHYLTTGQHATPATVEQRFALMRRHCELAISRSKRGGEFEVIRSMRSRLMSYTRSIPGGKYLRGRFGQIASLMEMDDILADYQTHQQRGLVSQESDADDVVTEAN, encoded by the coding sequence ATGCTCTCCTGGCTGCACAGCGAACACTTTCCTCTCTATCTCGCCCCCATGGCCGGTGTCACCGACGTGACTTTCCGGGGTATCTGCAAGGAGTTGGGCGCGGATGTGCTCGTGACTGAGTTTGTCAGTGCCGAAGGTATCCTCCAAAGGGATGACCGCACCCGGCATTACACCGACTTTGACGATGGCCAGCGCCCGCTCGGTGTGCAGCTCTTTGGCGCCGATGGCGTGCGCATGGGCGAGGCGGCGCGTAAGATCATCGATTGGAAGCAGCCCGACTTCATCGACATCAACTTTGGCTGCCCCGTGAATAAAGTGGTGTCGAAAAACGGCGGCTCCTCCTTGCTAAAAAACTGCCCTCTCCTAGCCAGTGTGGCCCGTGAAGTGGCTAAGGCAGTGCCCATCCCGGTAACGGCGAAGATGCGCATCGGCTGGGATGCTCAGAACATCAACGCCGTGGAGGTGGCCCGTATTCTGGAGGACTGCGGCATTCAGGCCATCACCGTGCATGGCCGCACTCGTGCGCAGGGTTATACCGGTCTGGCGGACTGGGAAGTCATTGGTCAGGTGGCGGATGCAGTCAAGATACCCGTGATCGGGAACGGCGATGTAGCCAGCGGTCTGGATGTCGAGGTGCGTCGGGCACAGACCAATGTTCGCGGCATCATGATTGGTCGGGCCGCCATGGCCAATCCCTGGGTCTTTCAAGAAGCTCGCCACTACCTCACCACAGGGCAGCATGCCACCCCAGCCACGGTGGAGCAGCGCTTCGCCCTCATGCGCCGTCATTGTGAGCTGGCGATCTCCCGCAGCAAGCGTGGGGGGGAGTTTGAGGTGATCCGCTCCATGCGCTCTCGCCTCATGAGTTACACCCGCAGCATCCCGGGCGGGAAATACCTGCGCGGCCGCTTCGGCCAAATCGCCAGCCTCATGGAGATGGATGATATCCTGGCGGACTACCAGACGCATCAGCAGCGAGGCTTGGTTTCCCAGGAATCCGATGCGGATGATGTGGTCACTGAGGCCAACTGA